One part of the Odontesthes bonariensis isolate fOdoBon6 chromosome 15, fOdoBon6.hap1, whole genome shotgun sequence genome encodes these proteins:
- the fetub gene encoding fetuin B, which yields MKTYVLLILVLGCMHSHGAPLGEFDMTPGSCEDPHAVKAAHLALTKINQDRRDGYVFTQHRLSNVHLKKHTETGVVYYLSIDVVETNCSVLSKKDWKMCEARPTSDSPVYGVCKAAIYIDKVNRVVRLYKYDCAIRPVPSARIFQICPDCPTVISADNNEVQKTVSLSLEKFNKESGLNKRFALLNVSRASAGMAMRMYYNVEYTIQETTCTRSAEATDKCDFMSCEFAHKGFCKASFYYLPTDEENISVECEIYEPEAAEREKKLHLLGGETDHSHDDKHTGSHDHDSAHAVDQSHTHDHVHDHTKSHSHHDVTHKHAEGSDHHHTHDHAAGTTHKHAHDHSHDHGHGHDHVHAHHAKAHDHSGDSPNHHHDYKHADGVHTHEHDHELALDHDHKHAHLHEHEHHHHHHEHEHETGGHDHPEGMVRIFPPMDKPILTLLPAPVDPVGGVTLPLKPDPQIPGATEPTILVFPQFLSAQCPHITVGDTLVQKLFTEDNMFRAGFQS from the exons ATGAAGACATATGTCCTGTTGATACTGGTGCTGGGGTGCATGCACAGTCATGGTGCACCATTGGGGGAATTTGATATGACACCGGGGTCATGCGAAGATCCACACGCAGTGAAAGCTGCTCATCTGGCACTCACCAAGATCAACCAGGATCGGCGGGATGGCTACGTCTTCACCCAGCACCGTCTTTCCAACGTCCACCTGAAAAAACAT acagagacaggtgtGGTATATTACCTGAGTATTGATGTTGTAGAGACTAACTGCAGTGTTCTCAGCAAGAAGGACTGGAAGATGTGTGAGGCTCGTCCCACCTCAGATTCTCCG gtGTATGGTGTATGTAAAGCTGCCATCTACATCGATAAGGTGAATAGAGTGGTGCGTCTCTACAAATACGACTGTGCCATCAGACCAG TTCCTTCAGCCAGGATATTCCAAATATGTCCCGACTGTCCCACTGTCATCAGTGCGGACAACAATGAGGTTCAGAAGACTGTGTCTCTTTCACTGGAGAAGTTCAACAAGGAGAGTGGGCTGAACAAGCGTTTTGCTCTGCTCAACGTCAGCCGTGCCAGTGCTGGG atGGCCATGAGGATGTATTACAATGTGGAGTACACCATCCAGGAGACCACCTGCACCAGGAGCGCAGAGGCAACTGATAAGTGCGACTTCATGTCATGTGAATTCGCT CACAAGGGCTTCTGTAAGGCATCCTTCTACTACCTTCCCACTGATGAAGAGAACATCAGTGTAGAGTGTGAGATCTATGAGCCTGAG gctGCTGAGAGGGAGAAGAAACTCCACCTGCTGGGCGGGGAGACCGACCACAGCCATGACGACAAACACACAGGGAGCCATGATCACGACAGTGCACATGCTGTAGACCAGTCGCACACACACGACCATGTGCACGACCACACCAAGAGCCACTCTCATCACGACGTTACCCACAAGCATGCCGAAGGCAGCGACCACCACCACACACATGACCATGCTGCAGGCACTACCCACAAGCACGCTCATGACCACTCCCATGACCACGGACATGGCCACGATCATGTGCACGCTCATCACGCTAAGGCACACGACCACAGCGGCGACTCTCCCAACCACCACCACGACTATAAGCATGCAGATGGCGTGCACACCCATGAGCATGATCACGAGCTCGCTCTGGACCATGACCATAAGCACGCTCACCTCCATGAGCACGAgcaccaccaccatcaccacgAACATGAGCACGAGACTGGAGGCCACGACCACCCAGAGGGCATGGTGAGgatctttccccccatggacAAACCCATTCTGACCCTGCTTCCCGCGCCTGTCGACCCTGTTGGTGGAGTCACCTTGCCCCTCAAGCCTGACCCTCAGATTCCAGGAGCGACTGAACCCACCATCCTGGTCTTCCCACAATTTCTTTCAGCCCAGTGTCCCCACATAACAGTGGGAGATACCCTGGTGCAGAAACTCTTCACTGAGGACAACATGTTCAGGGCTGGTTTTCAATCCTGA